A DNA window from Hordeum vulgare subsp. vulgare chromosome 1H, MorexV3_pseudomolecules_assembly, whole genome shotgun sequence contains the following coding sequences:
- the LOC123399826 gene encoding protein IN2-1 homolog B-like — translation MAWRQKARGVHGRIFAPAARRLEPPPFPTPPPPPPPRASRRSRRRSVPPPPPPHELAAAPEPGGAPRPSKRAHREALEAAPSGIVSGLDLGLLNSSRPSVRTGRPSAALQFAHFGLPQVPDRNGSVSRNHPPTLTSASQQPPLDDGATRLYMTYVCPYVHRAWIARNFKGLQHKILLVPIDMADRPAWFSKIYPENQVPCLEHNNKMIGESLDLIKYMDNNFEGPKLSHDDPEKQGFAEELLAYSDTFNQAMMSALKDKGTVTADAEAALDKIEVSLSKFGDGPFFLGQFSLVDIAYAPFVDGFQVFFVNIKNYNTIAGRPNMQRFIKAGTAAVPDAAPAR, via the exons ATGGCTTGGCGGCAAAAGGCGCGCGGCGTGCACGGTAGAATTTTTGCTCCAGCCGCGCGAAG GCTAGAACCACCGCCGTTCCCgacgccgcccccgcccccgcccccgcgcgcTAGCCGCCGCTCCCGGCGCCGCTCggtcccgcccccgcccccgccccacgAGCTCGCGGCCGCCCCCGAGCCGGGCGGGGCGCCGCGCCCGTCCAAGCGCGCGCACCGGGAGGCCCTCGAGGCCGCGCCGTCGGGGATCGTCTCCGGCCTCGACCTCGGCCTCCTCAACTCCTCCCGTCCAAGCGTGCGCACCGGGAGGCCTTCTGCCGCACTCCAGTTTGCACATTTTGGTCTGCCCCAAGTTCCTGATCGCAATGGAAGCGTCTCCAGGAA CCACCCGCCTACCTTGACATCCGCTTCCCAGCAGCCACCTCTCGACGATGGCGCAACCAG GTTGTACATGACGTATGTTTGCCCGTATGTGCATCGAGCATGGATCGCGAGGAATTTCAAG GGTTTGCAGCACAAGATCTTGCTTGTCCCCATCGATATGGCGGACAGGCCAGCGTGGTTCAGTAAGATTTATCCCGAGAATCAG GTACCCTGCCTAGAGCACAACAACAAAATGATAGGTGAGAGTTTGGATTTGATCAAGTACATGGACAACAACTTCGAAGGCCCCAAATTGAGTCATGAT GATCCTGAAAAGCAAGGGTTTGCAGAAGAACTGCTGGCTTATTCAGACACCTTCAATCAAGCAATGATGTCGGCATTGAAAGACAAGGGGACAGTGACTGCTGATGCCG AAGCTGCTCTCGACAAAATAGAAGTCTCCCTTTCAAAATTTGGTGATGGGCCTTTCTTCCTCGGACAGTTCAGTCTA GTGGACATCGCATATGCACCATTTGTTGATGGATTCCAGGTATTCTTCGTCAACATAAAGAACTATAATACCATCGCAGGAAGGCCTAACATGCAGAGATTCATCAAG GCTGGAACCGCCGCCGTTCCCGACGCCGCCCCCGCGCGCTAG